In the genome of Candidatus Eisenbacteria bacterium, the window AGGACGGTGAGAGGGGCGAGTCGTGCGAGGAGCGTCGCAAGACCTGTGGCCGCGCGGTGCTGTCGACGCAAGGATTATCTCGGGCGCGGGCGAATCAGAAGAGGGAGCTCTGTGGATCCGGCGGCGGCTTGTCCGCCACTCCTCCCGCGCCGTTCCCCGGCGCTGCTTCGCTCTTCCGCTCCGGCGGCGGGAGGCCGAGGTGCGTGAACGCGAGATCGGTCGCCTCGCGGCCGCGGGACGTGCGCTTCAGGAACCCTTCCTGGATGAGATAGGGCTCGTAGACGTCCTCCAGCGTGCCGGCCTCCTCGCCCACCACGACCGCGATGGTATTCAACCCCACCGGACCGCCGCCGTACTTCAGCACGATCGCCTCGAGCATCCTGCGATCCATGTCGTCGAGCCCGCGCGCGTCGACGTCCAGCAGCCGCAGCGCCGCCTGCGCCACGTCGGCCGTGATCTTCCCCTTCGCGCGCGTCTCGGCGTAGTCGCGCACGCGGCGCAGCAGCCGATTCCCCACGCGCGGCGTGCCTCGCGACCGGGACGCGATCTCGTGCGCGCCGCCCACGTCGATCGGGACACCCAGGATCTTCGCCGAACGGTTGATGACGCGCGTCAGCTCGGCCGTGTTGTAGTAGTCGAGCCGCGCGATCAGCCCGAACCGCCCGCGCAGGGGCGCGCTGATGAGCCCCGTGCGCGTCGTGGCGCCGATCAGGGTGAAGGGCTTCAGCTCGAGCCGCACGCTCCGCGCGTTGGGGCCGCGGTCGAGCATGATGTCGATCGCGAAGTCCTCCATCGCCGGATAGAGGTACTCCTCGACGACGGGGTTCAACCGGTGGATCTCGTCGACGAAGAGGCACCCGCGCGGCTCCATCTTCGTGAGCTGGCCCGCGAGGTCGCCGGACTTCTCGAGCACGGGACCGGAGGTCGGGACGAACTGGACCCCCATCTCGGAGGCGCAGATGGACGCGAGCGTCGTCTTGCCCAAACCCGGCGGGCCGTGGAACAGGACGTGATCCAGCGCCTCGCCGCGCCCGCGGGCCGCCTCGATCGCGATCCGGAGCTGCTCGCGCAGGGACTCCTGCCCGACGAACTCGTCCAGGGATTGCGGCCGCAGACTGCGGTCGAGCTCGCGGTCGCTCCCGATCGGCTCGGGGTCGGTGATGCGCTCGTGTTCGGGCACGGGCGCGGAGATGCCGCGCAAGGAGCCGCCGGCGACGCGTCCCGGCGCGCGGGACGTGGGGGCCTTCGGCTTCCTCGGCTCCGGCGCCATGCGCTAGCGCACCCCCTGCTGGAGCCCGCGACGCACCAGCGCCTCGACCGTCGCCTCGGAGCCCAGCTCGGCCAGCGCGTCCTCGATCGCCGACTTGGCGCCGCCACGCGTGAATCCGAGCGTCATGAGCGCGGCCATCGCGTCGCCCGCGGCCCCGACCTGGAGCGCGCCGGGAGTGCCCGAGGACACGGATGGGATCCCTGCGCCCGCGGTGCCGGGGGCGAACTTCTCGCGCAGCTCCACGACCAGCCGCTGCGCGAGCTTCTTCCCCACGCCTGGCAGCGTGACGAGGAAGTCGGCGTCGCTGTTCTCGATCGCCTCGCGCACGCGCGACGCGGTCGCGCCGCTCAGGATCCCCACCGCGAGCCGGGGCCCGATGCCCGAGACCGAGATCAGACGCTCGAAGAGATTCCGCTCGACCTCGTCGGCGAAACCGAAGAGCTGGAGCGCGTCCTCGCGGACGTGGAGATACGTGAGGAGCGAGACGTCCTTGCCCACCGCCGGGAGGGTCTCGAAGCACGAGACCGAGATCAGGACGCGGAAGTTGAACCCCCCGACACAGACGACCGCGTAGGTGGGCGTCTTGGAGTAGAGCGTTCCGGTGACGGCGTCGATCATCGCGTGCCTCCCAGGGCGAGCCGCATCGGCGCCCGATTCGCGTGACAGAGCGCGACCGCGAGCGCGTCCGCCTCGTCCTCGCGCACCTCGCCCACGCCGGGCAGGAGCCGGCGCACCATGAACCCGACCTGCCCCTTCCCGGCGGCTCCGTGGCTCACCACGGCGAGCTTCACCTCGGGCGCCGTGTACTCGTGGATCGCCGCGCCGTGCTGGCGCGCCGCGAGGAGGATCACGCCCCGGACGTGGCCGATCTGGAGAGCCGCGAGGGCGCTCTTCCGCACGAACGCCGTTTCCACGGCGACCTCGTCCGGGCGGATCTCCTCGAGCAACGATCGGAGGCCGTCGTAGACGGCGAGGAGACGGTCGGAGAAGGAGTGCGCGGCGCGAGGCGTGATGACGCCGGAGCGCTCGTACGCGATGCGGCCGCCGGCCAGCCGCAACACGCCGTATCCCGTGGCGCGGCTGCCGGGGTCGACGCCGAGGATCAGCGTCCCGGGGATCACCCCACCGCCACCCCTTGCGCCCGCTGCTGGCGCATCGGGCGCATGAACGGGCGCGCTACTGGAGCTTCGCGAGGATCTCCGAGCTGATGTCGAGGTTCGAGGAGATCCGCTGGACGTCGTCATGGTCCTCGAGCACCTCCATGAGCTTCAAGGCTTGCTCCGCGTCCTTCTCGCCGAGCGCGATCGTGTTCTGCGGGACCTTGGCCAGCTCGCCGGAGGTGATGGAGATGCCCTTGGCGGCAAGCGCCGCGCGGACGGGCTCGAGCTGAGCCGGCGCGGTTCTGATCTCATACGTCTCGGGATCGTCCATGTCAACGTCCTCGGCGCCGGCATCCAGCACCAGCGAGAGGAGGCTCTCCTCGTCCACGCCCGCCCGGGGGACCACGATGATCCCCTTGGAGTGGAACATCCACTGCACCGATCCGGCCTCGGCCATGCGGCCGCCGTTCTTCGTCAGGAGGTGTCGAAGCTCGCCGGTCGTCCGGTTCCGGTTGTCGGTGAGGGAGTCCATGAGGATCGCGACGCCGCCGGGACCGTAGCCCTCGTACGTGATCTCCTCGTACGTGGTGCCTTCCAGCTCGCCCGTCCCCTTCTTGATCGCGCGCTCGATGTTGTCCGCGGGCATGTTGACGCCCTTGGCGCCGGCGATCGCGGTGCGGAGCCGCGGATTCCCGGCGGGGTCCCCGCCGCCGGCGCGCGCCGCGACGGTGATCTCCTTGATCCACTTCGTGAAGGTCTTGCCACGCTTGGCGTCCAGCGCGCCCTTCTTGCGCTTGATGGTCGCCCATTTGGAATGACCGGACATCGAGACCCCCTTCGGCCACGCCGCCACGGCGCGGCCGCTCGTCACGTCAGCGACGTGGTTCCGCTCGCCGCCTCACCGCAGCAGGACCAGACGGCGCGACTCCACGGCCTCGCCGACTTCCAGCCGATAGTAATAGATGCCGGAGCTCGCCCGGCGCCCGCGATCGTCGTTGCCGTCCCACGTGACCGAGCACTGCGTGGGAATGGGCTCCACGAAGTCCTGGAGGAGCGTCCGCACGAGCCGGCCCGCCGCGTCGTAGATCCGCAACGAGACCGGCATCCATCCCTGGGTTCCCGCCAGCTCGAAATCGACCTGGGTGAAGCTCCGGACCGGATTCGGCCGGTTCTGACGCAGCACGACCTGCGGCACGCCCGGCGGAGGCTCCGGGACCGGCACGCTGGTCGTGGGGTTGGTGGTGAACCGGAAGAAGTCCCGGCTCTCGCGCTCGTTGTTCTGCGGGTCGATCGCCGTGACGGTCCACTCGTACGTGCGGTTCGGACCGAGATAGCCGGTGTAGGAGAAGAACGTGTCGCTCGTCGTGAACGTGAAGAGGCAGCAGGGCTGCGGCGCGATCGAGCGGAGCGTCACACGGTACGACAGCGCGCCGCCCTGAGGATCGGTCGTGCGCCGCCAGCGGAAGATCGTGGGCCCGTGGTCCACGATACCGTTGTTGATCGGGACGAGCAGGTTGAACGGCCGCGGGGCGACGGGTGCGCCGAGGGACGAGTTGTAGATCGCGGCCGCGACGTTGATCCGGCCATACCCGAAGTTGTTGTCGGGCGTCGCCGCCTTGTCGGCCGTGGAGAGCAGCGCGCTCCGGACCTGTGCGGCGCTCCACTCCGGATGCGCTTCGCGCACGAGCGCGGCCCCTCCCGCGACGAGCGGCGTCGCGAGCGAGGTGCCATTGGCCTGGCCGACCTGGGACGCACTGCCGGCGATGGCCCACCAGACGGCCTCGCCCTGGGCCACCACGTCCGGCTTGATCCGTCCATCCGCCGTCGGCCCGCGGCCCGAGAACCCCGAGATGATGTTCACGTTGTTGACGGAGCCGACCCCGAGGATGCTGTCCGCGTCGGAGGGGGACCAGAGCGAGCCCGCCGCTCCGCCCGAGTTTCCCGTCGCGGTCGCGACCACGATCCCGCGCCGCGCGGCCATGATCGCGCCCTGCGCGACCACGGTCGTGTAGCCGTCGAGGTCGGAGTAGTCGTAATCGTTCGCGGTGCCGTCGAAGTCCTTGTATGCAAGCGACGACGAGATCACATCGGTCCCGAGCGAGTCGGCCCACTCGGCGGCGGCGACCCAGTTGTCCTCCTCGACCGGGGTCTCGGTGGGGTTGTACTCGGTCTTGGCGAGAACGAAGCGAGAGTTGAACGCGGGTCCGACGAGGTTGCTGCTCCAGTAGCCGCCCGCCACCGACCAGCAGCCCGTGCCGTGCTGCCAGTGTCCCGGGGCGTCCTGCCCGGGCTCGTCCGACGTGTTGTTGTCATGGAACACGAAGTCGCGCTCCCCGATCTTGACGAGGAGCGACGTCGTATTGTGGTTCTTGTCGAATCCCGAATCGAACATCGCCAGGACGACGCTCGCGCCGCTCCATCCCGAATCGTGCGCGGCCGGCACGTTGATGCCGGTCAGGGCCGTCAGCGAATTGCCGTAGCTGATCGGCTTCGGAAGCGCCGCGAAGGCGGGCTCCGGCCCAGGCAGATCGCGCACCGCGCGCGTGAGCCCGGTTCCGTCCGTCCCGGGCGCCGGCGCGGAGCCCTGCTCGGAATCCGCCTCCGGCGCGACTCCCTCCTGCGCGGGACCGATCCCGACGGGCTCGACCTTCCGCGAAGGACGTGCTGGATGGACCACGCGCACGTAGGGGAGCGCCGCGATCCTGCGAGCCTGAGCCTCATCGGCGACCACGGTCATCGCGTTCAGCCACTTCGAGACGTGCCGCACCCGGACGCCGGTGGCCCGCACGGCGTCCACGTACTGCGAGCGCACGGGGAGATCGTAGAAGTCGGGGACGAACGCCCCCCCGGTCTCCCGCGCGCGGCGCGCGCGCGTCTTCGTGTCCACGCGCTCACCGGCGGCGCGGATCTCGCGCTCGAAGGCGGCGGCATCGGGGATCCCCTTGTCCGTGAAGTGCACCCAGAGGACGGAGCGTCCCTCCGCGCGCATCCGCGCCAGAGCCGCCGCGGAGAGCACCTCGGCGGCCCGCGGCGCCGGTGGAGCGAACGAGGCATGGCGCTCGCGTCGCGCGGGAGCACCCGCGGGCGCGCCGGGCGTGGCCGCGTGGGACGACCCCGGGAACGTGAAGGCGGCCATCATCCATCCCAGGACGAGCAGTGCGACGGTGCGTGGGTTCATGACCAGCCTTGGATCCGGCGGATTAGGCCGAGGCCATCGCCTCCTTGTCGGCGCGTGCCTGGGCCACGATACGGTCTGCGAGCTCGCGGGGAACCTCTTCGTAATGGGCGAACCTGGTCCGGTGCGAAGCCCTCCCCTGCGTGAGCGAGCGGAGGTGCGTGGAGTACTTGTAGAGCTCCGACTGGGGGACGTGCGCCCGGATGACGTCGTAGCGCGCCTCGGAGGCCATCCCCAGGATCTTCCCTCGCTTGGATGAGAGATCTCCGGTCACGGCGCCCACGAATTCTTTCGGGACCTTCACCTCGACCTCCACGATGGGCTCGAGGAGAACCGGGTTCGCCTCCTTCGCTCCCTCCTTGAAGGCCATGGAGCCGGCGATCTTGAACGCCATTTCCGAGGAGTCGACCGAGTGGTACGAGCCGTCGTAGAGGGCGGCCCGGACGTCCACGACCTGGTATCCCGCCAGCACGCCTTCGTGCATCGCCTCGATGATTCCCTTCTCGACGGCGGGAATGAAGTTCCGGGGCACCGAACCGCCGACGACCTCGTCCACGAACTCGAACCCCTCGCCGTGCTTCCGGGGCTCGAGCCGGACGTGCACGTCGCCGAACTGCCCGCGGCCGCCGGTCTGCTTCTTGTGACGACCCTGCTTCGACACCGTCTTGCGGATGGTCTCGCGATAGGGGATGCGAGGCTTCGAGGTCTCGACGTGGACGCCGAATCGCCGCTGGAGCTTCTCGAGCACGACGTCGACCTGGAGGTCCCCGAGCGCGGAGAGGATCGTCTGGTGGAGATCGCCGTCCACGCGCACGTGGATGGTCGGATCCTCCTCCTTCAGCTTGTGAAGGCCCGAGCCCATCTTCTCTTCCTCGCCCTTCGACTTCGGATGGATCGCGACCTCGTGCTCGGAGCCAGGGAACGGGATCGGAGGAAGGAGGACCTGATGGTTCTTGTCGCACAGGGTCTGTCCGGTGTGGGTCTCGCGCAGCTTGACCGCGGCCCCGATGTCGCCCGCCGGGATGTGCCCCGCGTCGCTCCGGTCCTTGCCCTTGATCGTGAAGACCTGGCCGACCTTCTCCGCGCGCTGCGCGCTGGAGTTCCAGACCTCCTTGCCGGGGGCCAGGTTCCCCGAGAAGACGCGGATGAGCGAGAGATCGCCCGCGTGGGACTCGCTGCTCGTCTTGAAGACGAGAGCGGCGAGATGCGCGGCGGGATCGGCCTTGAGCTCGACCTTCTCCTCGGCCCCGGGCTTCGTGGCCTTGACCGAGCCGGCGTCGGCCGGCGAGGGGAGGAGATCGAGGATCGTGTCCAGAACGAAGTCGATTCCGAGCATCGGCACCGCGGCCACGGGCACGGCCGGGACGAACGAGCGGTGGAGCACGCCTTCGTGCAGGCCCTTGTGGATCTCGTCGACCGAGAGATCCTCGCCGCCCAGGAACTTCTCGAGCAGCGTGTCGTCGGCCTCGGCGGCGGCGTCCACGAGCGCGGAGCGGGCCTTCTGCACGTCGGCCTCGAGCTCGGCGGGGATCGGAGCCTCCTTCGCGGAGCCGTCCTTCTCGAACATCAGCGCCTTGTTCGCGGCGAGGTCGACGATGCCGCGGAACTTGTCCCCTTCCCCGATCGGCCATGCCACCGCGACGAACCGCGTGCCGAGCCGATCGCCCGCGACC includes:
- the ruvB gene encoding Holliday junction branch migration DNA helicase RuvB, which codes for MAPEPRKPKAPTSRAPGRVAGGSLRGISAPVPEHERITDPEPIGSDRELDRSLRPQSLDEFVGQESLREQLRIAIEAARGRGEALDHVLFHGPPGLGKTTLASICASEMGVQFVPTSGPVLEKSGDLAGQLTKMEPRGCLFVDEIHRLNPVVEEYLYPAMEDFAIDIMLDRGPNARSVRLELKPFTLIGATTRTGLISAPLRGRFGLIARLDYYNTAELTRVINRSAKILGVPIDVGGAHEIASRSRGTPRVGNRLLRRVRDYAETRAKGKITADVAQAALRLLDVDARGLDDMDRRMLEAIVLKYGGGPVGLNTIAVVVGEEAGTLEDVYEPYLIQEGFLKRTSRGREATDLAFTHLGLPPPERKSEAAPGNGAGGVADKPPPDPQSSLF
- the ruvA gene encoding Holliday junction branch migration protein RuvA, which produces MIDAVTGTLYSKTPTYAVVCVGGFNFRVLISVSCFETLPAVGKDVSLLTYLHVREDALQLFGFADEVERNLFERLISVSGIGPRLAVGILSGATASRVREAIENSDADFLVTLPGVGKKLAQRLVVELREKFAPGTAGAGIPSVSSGTPGALQVGAAGDAMAALMTLGFTRGGAKSAIEDALAELGSEATVEALVRRGLQQGVR
- the ruvC gene encoding crossover junction endodeoxyribonuclease RuvC, coding for MIPGTLILGVDPGSRATGYGVLRLAGGRIAYERSGVITPRAAHSFSDRLLAVYDGLRSLLEEIRPDEVAVETAFVRKSALAALQIGHVRGVILLAARQHGAAIHEYTAPEVKLAVVSHGAAGKGQVGFMVRRLLPGVGEVREDEADALAVALCHANRAPMRLALGGTR
- a CDS encoding YebC/PmpR family DNA-binding transcriptional regulator, which produces MSGHSKWATIKRKKGALDAKRGKTFTKWIKEITVAARAGGGDPAGNPRLRTAIAGAKGVNMPADNIERAIKKGTGELEGTTYEEITYEGYGPGGVAILMDSLTDNRNRTTGELRHLLTKNGGRMAEAGSVQWMFHSKGIIVVPRAGVDEESLLSLVLDAGAEDVDMDDPETYEIRTAPAQLEPVRAALAAKGISITSGELAKVPQNTIALGEKDAEQALKLMEVLEDHDDVQRISSNLDISSEILAKLQ
- a CDS encoding S8 family serine peptidase; the encoded protein is MNPRTVALLVLGWMMAAFTFPGSSHAATPGAPAGAPARRERHASFAPPAPRAAEVLSAAALARMRAEGRSVLWVHFTDKGIPDAAAFEREIRAAGERVDTKTRARRARETGGAFVPDFYDLPVRSQYVDAVRATGVRVRHVSKWLNAMTVVADEAQARRIAALPYVRVVHPARPSRKVEPVGIGPAQEGVAPEADSEQGSAPAPGTDGTGLTRAVRDLPGPEPAFAALPKPISYGNSLTALTGINVPAAHDSGWSGASVVLAMFDSGFDKNHNTTSLLVKIGERDFVFHDNNTSDEPGQDAPGHWQHGTGCWSVAGGYWSSNLVGPAFNSRFVLAKTEYNPTETPVEEDNWVAAAEWADSLGTDVISSSLAYKDFDGTANDYDYSDLDGYTTVVAQGAIMAARRGIVVATATGNSGGAAGSLWSPSDADSILGVGSVNNVNIISGFSGRGPTADGRIKPDVVAQGEAVWWAIAGSASQVGQANGTSLATPLVAGGAALVREAHPEWSAAQVRSALLSTADKAATPDNNFGYGRINVAAAIYNSSLGAPVAPRPFNLLVPINNGIVDHGPTIFRWRRTTDPQGGALSYRVTLRSIAPQPCCLFTFTTSDTFFSYTGYLGPNRTYEWTVTAIDPQNNERESRDFFRFTTNPTTSVPVPEPPPGVPQVVLRQNRPNPVRSFTQVDFELAGTQGWMPVSLRIYDAAGRLVRTLLQDFVEPIPTQCSVTWDGNDDRGRRASSGIYYYRLEVGEAVESRRLVLLR
- the fusA gene encoding elongation factor G, which produces MKDFQPTQIRNVTLVSHHGTGKTSLAESFLWRTKATTRHGKIEDGTTALDFSPEEIHRKITISLGLAPIEWRGNKINLIDTPGYADFIGDAVAGLSAGDSAILCLKGAAGVEAGTEMIWERVLERGCPVLCVVTQMEKEHASFSKTIQVAGDRLGTRFVAVAWPIGEGDKFRGIVDLAANKALMFEKDGSAKEAPIPAELEADVQKARSALVDAAAEADDTLLEKFLGGEDLSVDEIHKGLHEGVLHRSFVPAVPVAAVPMLGIDFVLDTILDLLPSPADAGSVKATKPGAEEKVELKADPAAHLAALVFKTSSESHAGDLSLIRVFSGNLAPGKEVWNSSAQRAEKVGQVFTIKGKDRSDAGHIPAGDIGAAVKLRETHTGQTLCDKNHQVLLPPIPFPGSEHEVAIHPKSKGEEEKMGSGLHKLKEEDPTIHVRVDGDLHQTILSALGDLQVDVVLEKLQRRFGVHVETSKPRIPYRETIRKTVSKQGRHKKQTGGRGQFGDVHVRLEPRKHGEGFEFVDEVVGGSVPRNFIPAVEKGIIEAMHEGVLAGYQVVDVRAALYDGSYHSVDSSEMAFKIAGSMAFKEGAKEANPVLLEPIVEVEVKVPKEFVGAVTGDLSSKRGKILGMASEARYDVIRAHVPQSELYKYSTHLRSLTQGRASHRTRFAHYEEVPRELADRIVAQARADKEAMASA